The following proteins are encoded in a genomic region of Cellulomonas sp. ES6:
- a CDS encoding ROK family glucokinase, with the protein MHAIGVDIGGTKIAAGVVDEDGRIIAKTRRDTDPRDSGSVDRGVIEACQELASEHEVGAIGLAAPGFIGADQATVLFTPNLPWRDHPLRDIVAKELGDDVRIVVENDANAAGWAEFAFGAARDVQDMLLLTIGTGLGGALVVGGNLIRGAWGVAAEVGHMRVVPGGHYCGCGHEGCWEQYASGSALVRDAQSALITQPERGARLLELAGGDADALTGPQVTQAAQEGDPLAVELLAELGRWIGEGSASVAALLDPAIVVIGGGVSAAGDLLLAPARRGFLDQLSARGHRPEATFALASMGNDAGIVGAADLARR; encoded by the coding sequence ATGCACGCCATCGGTGTGGACATCGGCGGGACGAAGATCGCCGCCGGTGTGGTCGACGAGGACGGCCGCATCATCGCCAAGACGCGGCGCGACACCGACCCCCGCGACTCGGGCAGCGTCGACCGCGGCGTCATCGAGGCGTGCCAGGAGCTCGCGTCCGAGCACGAGGTGGGCGCCATCGGCCTCGCCGCCCCCGGCTTCATCGGCGCGGACCAGGCGACCGTGCTGTTCACCCCGAACCTGCCGTGGCGCGACCACCCGCTGCGCGACATCGTCGCGAAGGAGCTGGGCGACGACGTCCGGATCGTCGTGGAGAACGACGCCAACGCCGCCGGCTGGGCGGAGTTCGCGTTCGGAGCCGCACGCGACGTGCAGGACATGCTCCTGCTGACGATCGGCACGGGACTCGGCGGCGCGCTCGTCGTCGGCGGCAACCTCATCCGCGGCGCCTGGGGCGTGGCGGCCGAGGTCGGTCACATGCGCGTGGTCCCCGGCGGCCACTACTGCGGCTGCGGGCACGAGGGCTGCTGGGAGCAGTACGCCTCGGGCAGCGCCCTCGTGCGGGACGCGCAGTCGGCCCTCATCACGCAGCCCGAGCGCGGCGCCCGCCTGCTCGAGCTGGCCGGCGGCGACGCCGACGCGCTCACCGGGCCGCAGGTGACGCAGGCCGCGCAGGAGGGCGACCCGCTGGCCGTCGAGCTCCTCGCGGAGCTCGGCCGGTGGATCGGCGAGGGCTCCGCGTCCGTCGCCGCGCTGCTCGACCCGGCGATCGTCGTCATCGGCGGTGGCGTCAGCGCGGCCGGCGACCTGCTGCTCGCCCCCGCCCGCCGCGGGTTCCTCGACCAGCTGTCGGCGCGCGGGCACCGCCCGGAGGCCACGTTCGCGCTGGCCTCGATGGGCAACGACGCGGGCATCGTCGGCGCGGCGGACCTCGCGCGGCGCTGA
- a CDS encoding long-chain fatty acid--CoA ligase, whose product MEEFSTPLLVDAGPRENLLDLLAARVAGTGDGPLIEYKTPGTGTTWHTVSAREFDRQVRDVARGFVARGIAPGDRVGIMSRTRYEWTLLDWALWSAGAVPVPVYETSSAEQVHWILTDAAVTLLVVETAEHAATVAEVRPEAPLLQDVLVLDDGAVERLVADGRDVPDAEIDRRRRVAGRDDLATLIYTSGTTGRPKGVELTHGNFSVLARNAVQGLHEVVATPGSRTLLFMPLAHVFARFVEVLCMPAGSVLGHTPDTKQLLQDLGEFRPTFILSVPRVFEKVYNSAEQKAAAGGKLKIFQWAARTAIAYSRALDDGRPGIALRVQHAVADRLVFHKLRDAMGGQVEWAISGGAPLGERLGHFFRGIGVRVLEGYGLTETTAPATVNLPGKTRIGTVGPPLPGTSVRIAADGEVEVRGPQVFTRYHGNPVATAEAFDDGWFRTGDLGSLDADGYLSITGRKKEIIVTAGGKNVAPALLEDRLRAHPLISQVVVVGDGRPFIGALVTLDAEGLPGWCSAHGREPMTVAQAMHDHEVLASVDQAVERANRAVSRAESIRRYRILERDLTIASGHLTPKLSVRRTHVLKDFATDVEAIYAAEPGR is encoded by the coding sequence ATGGAGGAGTTCAGCACACCCCTGCTCGTCGACGCGGGGCCCCGCGAGAACCTGCTCGACCTGCTGGCCGCCCGCGTCGCCGGGACCGGCGACGGTCCCCTCATCGAGTACAAGACGCCCGGGACCGGTACCACCTGGCACACGGTGAGCGCCCGCGAGTTCGACCGGCAGGTCCGGGACGTCGCCCGCGGCTTCGTCGCCCGCGGCATCGCACCCGGCGACCGCGTCGGCATCATGTCCCGCACCCGCTACGAGTGGACGCTGCTCGACTGGGCCCTGTGGAGCGCCGGCGCGGTGCCCGTCCCCGTCTACGAGACCTCGTCCGCCGAGCAGGTCCACTGGATCCTCACCGACGCGGCCGTGACGCTGCTCGTCGTCGAGACCGCCGAGCACGCCGCCACCGTCGCCGAGGTCCGCCCCGAGGCCCCCCTGCTGCAGGACGTCCTCGTCCTCGACGACGGGGCCGTCGAGCGCCTCGTCGCCGACGGCCGCGACGTGCCCGACGCCGAGATCGACCGCCGGCGCCGCGTCGCCGGCCGGGACGACCTCGCCACGCTGATCTACACCTCCGGCACCACCGGCCGCCCCAAGGGCGTCGAGCTCACGCACGGCAACTTCTCCGTGCTCGCGCGCAACGCCGTCCAGGGGCTGCACGAGGTCGTCGCGACCCCCGGCTCCCGGACGCTGCTGTTCATGCCGCTCGCGCACGTGTTCGCACGCTTCGTCGAGGTGCTCTGCATGCCCGCGGGCTCCGTCCTCGGCCACACGCCCGACACCAAGCAGCTCCTGCAGGACCTCGGCGAGTTCCGGCCGACCTTCATCCTGTCGGTGCCGCGCGTGTTCGAGAAGGTCTACAACTCCGCCGAGCAGAAGGCCGCCGCCGGCGGGAAGCTGAAGATCTTCCAGTGGGCCGCGCGCACCGCGATCGCCTACTCGCGCGCGCTCGACGACGGCCGGCCCGGGATCGCGCTGCGGGTGCAGCACGCCGTCGCCGACCGGCTCGTGTTCCACAAGCTCCGCGACGCCATGGGCGGCCAGGTCGAGTGGGCGATCTCCGGAGGGGCTCCGCTCGGCGAGCGGCTCGGGCACTTCTTCCGCGGCATCGGCGTCCGCGTCCTCGAGGGGTACGGCCTGACCGAGACCACCGCCCCGGCCACCGTCAACCTGCCGGGCAAGACGCGCATCGGCACGGTCGGGCCGCCGCTGCCCGGAACGTCCGTCCGGATCGCCGCGGACGGCGAGGTCGAGGTGCGCGGGCCGCAGGTCTTCACGCGGTACCACGGCAACCCCGTCGCCACCGCCGAGGCGTTCGACGACGGCTGGTTCCGCACCGGCGACCTCGGCTCCCTCGACGCCGACGGCTACCTCAGCATCACCGGCCGCAAGAAGGAGATCATCGTCACCGCGGGCGGCAAGAACGTCGCCCCGGCGCTGCTCGAGGACCGCCTGCGCGCCCACCCGCTCATCAGCCAGGTCGTCGTGGTCGGGGACGGCCGGCCATTCATCGGCGCGCTCGTCACCCTCGACGCCGAGGGGCTGCCGGGCTGGTGCTCGGCGCACGGCCGCGAGCCGATGACCGTCGCGCAGGCCATGCACGACCACGAGGTGCTCGCGTCCGTCGACCAGGCCGTCGAGCGTGCCAACCGGGCCGTCTCGCGCGCCGAGTCGATCCGCCGCTACCGCATCCTCGAGCGCGACCTCACCATCGCGAGCGGGCACCTCACGCCGAAGCTGAGCGTGCGGCGCACCCACGTCCTGAAGGACTTCGCGACGGACGTCGAGGCGATCTACGCCGCCGAGCCCGGGCGCTGA
- a CDS encoding NYN domain-containing protein — protein MSVVVPPAVRAAVVGLAAEVLGALEPATVPSALAAVRRFAPRRRADAGAGPLWRAVEGDDAFRARVARAWSHAHPDEAADLLAAGREPSPRPSPRPSPSPSQPAGSGAPVAGLEASTPSSALDPDAGTPSSALDPHSGTRPPAPDLDAGTRPPALDPDAGTRPSAPDPVTLAVGAVLLRPPGWQDVVLAAAAPEAWSAGSGDEDPSAAGAGGSRGQGTGPAQGSGSPQVSGRPQGSGARLGPASRGGAGSAVAVRPDDVHRIAARLAAEQERADAAEAELVALRKELRRLRSDADRARAEARRAAERAAEVGAAAERVHAEAAALRARADEERRRAEELVRAAREDAAVLRDLAEVRVRLLLDTLVEAGSALREELALPPAGAMPADLVAPAPVPGPAGRATSRGRGADDPALLDELLAMPRAHLVVDGYNVSKLAWPDVPLAEQRRRLTERLANLAGRTGAEVTCCFDGREPGPHDRAPSGPRGVRVLFSQGEIADDLIRRLVRAEPTGRVVVAVTSDRALGADLEAAGARVLPSATLLARLGRV, from the coding sequence ATGTCCGTCGTCGTGCCCCCTGCCGTCCGGGCCGCCGTGGTGGGGCTCGCGGCCGAGGTGCTCGGTGCGCTGGAGCCGGCCACCGTGCCGTCCGCGCTCGCCGCGGTCCGCCGGTTCGCTCCCCGCCGACGGGCCGACGCGGGCGCCGGCCCGTTGTGGCGCGCGGTCGAGGGTGACGACGCGTTCCGGGCACGGGTCGCGCGGGCCTGGTCGCACGCGCACCCCGACGAGGCGGCCGACCTGCTCGCCGCGGGTCGCGAGCCGTCGCCACGGCCGTCGCCACGGCCGTCGCCGTCGCCGTCGCAGCCCGCCGGGTCGGGCGCACCTGTCGCGGGCCTGGAGGCCAGCACGCCGTCCTCCGCGCTGGACCCGGATGCCGGCACGCCGTCCTCCGCGCTGGACCCGCATTCCGGCACGCGGCCTCCCGCGCCGGACCTGGACGCCGGCACGCGGCCTCCCGCGCTGGACCCGGATGCCGGCACGCGGCCTTCCGCGCCGGACCCGGTGACGCTGGCCGTGGGCGCCGTGCTGCTGCGCCCGCCGGGATGGCAGGACGTGGTGCTCGCGGCAGCGGCGCCGGAGGCCTGGTCAGCGGGCTCGGGCGACGAGGATCCGAGCGCAGCCGGCGCGGGAGGGTCGCGAGGGCAGGGCACGGGCCCCGCCCAGGGCTCGGGTTCTCCTCAGGTTTCCGGCCGCCCGCAGGGCTCCGGTGCCCGCCTGGGCCCGGCCTCCCGCGGGGGCGCGGGCTCCGCGGTGGCCGTGCGGCCCGACGACGTGCACCGGATCGCCGCGCGGCTGGCGGCCGAGCAGGAGCGGGCGGACGCGGCGGAGGCCGAGCTGGTCGCGCTGCGCAAGGAGCTGCGACGGCTCCGGTCGGACGCGGACCGCGCGAGGGCCGAGGCGCGGCGGGCCGCCGAGCGGGCGGCGGAGGTCGGCGCCGCGGCCGAGCGGGTGCACGCTGAGGCCGCGGCGCTCCGGGCGCGGGCCGACGAGGAACGGCGGCGGGCGGAGGAGCTGGTGCGGGCCGCCCGGGAGGACGCCGCGGTGCTGCGGGACCTCGCGGAGGTGCGGGTGCGGCTGCTGCTGGACACGCTGGTGGAGGCGGGGTCGGCGCTGCGGGAGGAGCTCGCGCTGCCCCCGGCGGGTGCGATGCCGGCCGACCTGGTGGCGCCGGCGCCCGTGCCCGGTCCGGCCGGACGTGCGACGTCGAGGGGGCGGGGTGCGGACGACCCGGCGCTGCTGGACGAGCTGCTCGCGATGCCGCGGGCCCACCTGGTCGTCGACGGCTACAACGTCTCGAAGCTCGCCTGGCCCGACGTCCCGCTCGCCGAGCAGCGCCGCCGTCTCACCGAGCGGCTCGCGAACCTCGCCGGTCGGACGGGCGCGGAGGTGACGTGCTGCTTCGACGGGCGCGAGCCCGGGCCGCACGACCGGGCCCCGAGCGGCCCGCGCGGGGTGCGGGTGCTGTTCTCGCAGGGGGAGATCGCCGACGACCTCATCCGGCGGCTCGTGCGTGCGGAGCCGACGGGCAGGGTGGTCGTGGCGGTGACGTCCGACCGGGCGCTGGGCGCCGACCTCGAGGCGGCCGGCGCCCGGGTCCTGCCGTCGGCGACCCTGCTCGCGCGGCTCGGGCGCGTCTGA
- a CDS encoding DUF222 domain-containing protein: MAPDLREHLPEPLLAGDSWGLRAGSALPFYDARGRRREPREAAVAGGPRDPRPGGAGGHRGPLASSPCGGGAGATTGARHLAPRGADSPGDHGTTGDRDTTGGRDTTGGHDTTDTHEAVGTDAVVPQEPAHLAARRERTRLLGEIETVAQAAPDQPLAAWLDKLDPSTVPVEILVEAVAASARLEAAAHARTLSLAAALARRPEMEPAWNDDVGPLPRHRSVAADELSMRLGVSRVVANRLVREGQVLDLVLPATGAALAAGDLDAAKVSVLVQRLGNLDLRVAEAVEDLVLPEAPERSTAQVRLDVERALREVDPDGAAARHELARTGRRVSRPRPEPDGMASMWLVLAAEDATRVDGVLEHTARAARVHGDPRTLEQLRADGLRDLVVGDVPAPDSQDSQDSQDSQDSQDSQDSVLPDGDGTAAGSDDRVRPGSSGATSAQGSAPGAPRATGGCACGGRGAGRAGAQIRVTVAASTLLGLDDRPGELAGYGPVDAVTARALAAGGTWRRIVTDPLSGAVLDVGRTRYRPPAALDEHVRTRDRHCAAPGCTVSAADADLDHTLEFHGVPSGAGHARASDVTALGERARGAQPLGTTSDANLGVLCRRHHRLKTDGGFRLRQLRPGVYEWVTPAGHRYLTRPGGDAVVDVSASPPSQVDALAELPPPF, from the coding sequence ATGGCACCTGACCTGCGCGAACACCTCCCCGAGCCGCTCCTCGCGGGCGACTCGTGGGGGCTGCGCGCCGGGTCGGCGCTGCCCTTCTACGACGCCCGGGGCCGCCGTCGCGAACCGCGCGAGGCGGCCGTGGCCGGCGGACCGCGCGACCCGCGACCGGGAGGAGCAGGTGGCCACCGGGGGCCCCTCGCGTCGAGCCCCTGCGGCGGGGGCGCCGGCGCCACGACGGGCGCCCGTCACCTCGCCCCGCGTGGCGCCGACTCCCCCGGAGACCACGGCACCACCGGCGACCGCGACACCACGGGTGGCCGCGACACCACGGGTGGCCACGACACCACCGACACTCACGAGGCCGTCGGCACCGACGCCGTCGTGCCGCAGGAGCCGGCGCACCTCGCGGCCAGGCGGGAGCGCACCCGGCTCCTGGGCGAGATCGAGACCGTCGCGCAGGCCGCACCCGACCAGCCGCTCGCGGCGTGGCTCGACAAGCTCGACCCGTCGACCGTCCCCGTCGAGATCCTCGTCGAGGCGGTCGCCGCATCCGCGCGCCTCGAGGCCGCGGCGCACGCGCGCACGCTGAGCCTCGCTGCGGCGCTGGCGCGTCGCCCCGAGATGGAGCCGGCGTGGAACGACGACGTCGGTCCCCTGCCGCGCCACCGCTCCGTCGCCGCGGACGAGCTGTCGATGCGCCTCGGCGTCTCCCGTGTCGTGGCGAACCGGCTGGTGCGCGAGGGCCAGGTCCTGGACCTCGTGCTGCCCGCGACCGGTGCCGCGCTCGCTGCGGGCGATCTCGACGCCGCGAAGGTGTCCGTCCTCGTGCAGCGCTTGGGGAACCTGGACCTGCGCGTCGCGGAGGCCGTCGAGGACCTCGTCCTGCCCGAGGCCCCGGAGCGGTCGACCGCGCAGGTGCGGCTCGACGTCGAGCGCGCGCTGCGCGAGGTCGACCCCGACGGAGCAGCAGCCCGGCACGAGCTCGCCCGGACGGGGCGCCGGGTGTCCCGCCCCCGCCCCGAGCCCGACGGGATGGCGTCGATGTGGCTCGTCCTGGCGGCCGAGGACGCCACCCGGGTGGACGGCGTCCTCGAGCACACCGCACGAGCCGCCCGGGTCCACGGCGACCCGCGCACCCTCGAGCAGCTGCGCGCGGACGGGCTGCGCGACCTGGTGGTCGGTGACGTCCCGGCGCCGGACAGCCAGGACAGCCAGGACAGCCAGGACAGCCAGGACAGCCAGGACAGCCAGGACAGCGTGCTGCCCGATGGCGACGGCACGGCTGCCGGGAGCGACGACCGGGTGCGGCCGGGCTCCTCCGGCGCCACGTCGGCGCAGGGCTCGGCCCCGGGTGCCCCTCGTGCCACGGGCGGCTGCGCCTGCGGCGGACGGGGCGCAGGCCGGGCCGGCGCTCAGATCCGGGTGACCGTCGCCGCCTCGACGCTCCTCGGCCTGGACGACCGGCCCGGCGAGCTCGCCGGCTACGGGCCGGTCGACGCCGTGACGGCCCGGGCGCTCGCTGCGGGCGGCACCTGGCGCCGCATCGTCACCGACCCGCTCTCCGGCGCCGTGCTGGACGTCGGTCGCACCCGCTACCGACCACCGGCAGCCCTCGACGAGCACGTCCGCACCCGCGACCGTCACTGCGCGGCGCCCGGCTGCACGGTGTCGGCAGCAGACGCCGACCTCGACCACACCCTCGAGTTCCACGGCGTGCCCTCCGGGGCCGGTCACGCTCGGGCGTCGGACGTGACGGCCCTGGGAGAGCGAGCGCGCGGTGCGCAGCCGCTCGGCACGACGTCCGACGCCAACCTCGGGGTGCTGTGCCGCCGGCACCACCGCCTCAAGACCGACGGGGGCTTTCGCCTGCGCCAGCTCCGGCCCGGCGTGTACGAGTGGGTCACCCCGGCGGGCCACCGCTACCTCACGCGCCCGGGCGGGGACGCCGTGGTCGACGTGTCCGCGAGTCCGCCGTCCCAGGTCGACGCGCTGGCCGAGCTGCCTCCGCCGTTCTAG